The genomic interval GTTGCTCAGGTAGAACCAGCGGTACGGGTAGGGCTTGCGTCCGCAGCCCGCGGCCAGGACTGTCACGCCGCAGAACAGTGCGAGGATGGCTCTCAGGGCGGTCCGGCTCATAGTCGTCTTCAGCTCCCTGCCCGCTGGGGCGGTGGATGGACGGTAAGGGCGGACCTGAGGGTCCGCCGGATAAAGATTTCCTTGTCCTTTCGGTCTTGCCCAGCAATGTCCGGTTAGGGAGTTGCAGTGAGAAGACGAAAGACTCTGTTCTGCTTTGGTTTCGGCCAAAGCAGCAAAGCCAGCGGGGGCGCAAACTCGTCCAGACCACGCCTCCGCTTCGATCTTAAGTGTTTACGGAGTGTTGATACCGCTTCCGCGTTGCAGCGGCGGCGCTGCCGCGAATCGCCGCCGCACCGCAGGGCAATTTCAGTCTGGACTGTTTCACTCTCAACTTCACGCTGCCCATGTTGCAGGCTCAGACAGGTGCGGCCCCCGAAGGCAACCGCGGCGGCCTGGCGGGCGCCGAAAGAACCGGGCCGGCCGGCCTCTCCCTTTGAAAAGGGGGATTGAGAGGGATTTAATCCGATTGTCAGGGCGACATATATGTCGCCCCTACGGACGTTGTCATGAATTGCCGTAGGGGCGGACCCATGTGTCCGCCCGGGCGCACACGTGGGTGCGCCCCTACAGGAAACAAATTCGGGATCACAGCCCCTGCAGCCGGACGGCCCAACCTTGCAGCTCGCGACGCAGGTTGTCGAACGCCTCCGGGGTCCAGGGGCTGGAGCCGCGGGCCACCTGGGCCAGTTCCACATCGCAGCGGGCGCGCAGCCCGTTCAGCCACTTCGAGGCTGCGGCTGTCACCTCCGGCGCGGAGGAGGCTTTGGCGGCGATAAGCTTCTCGATCTGATAGATGTAGCGCACGTCGTCTATCCCCTCGCGCACGGCCTCACAGTTGACCGAGGGCCAGGGCCGCCCCGAGTGCGGGTAGATCAGGACATAGTCCGGGCTCTCGTGGTCCAGGTCCTCGAACGGGTTGCCGCGGGAGTTCTCGGTGGTGGCCGGGCCCCACGAGTTCATCCCGTCCAGGTCCTGTCGCCAGGTGTAGAGGCCGTAGACATAGCGCGAATAGCAGGGGTTGTCGGTGCTGATCGACTCGTTGTCGTACTGCCAGACCTTGCGCTCGCTCTTGCGCTCGAACTGGCCGGGAGCCAGGAGCTTGCTGCCGCCCGGATCGTCCTCGATGTCCAGCAGCTTACCCCCGATGTCGGTGGTGCACATGATTTTGGCGCCCGGCGCCTTTTTGACCGCGCGGAACAGCTCGAGAGTGATCCGCTGGCGCAGCGCGATCCGCGGCTCGTCGATGGGCATGAAACCCAGCGGCGGAGCGCCCAGCTCACGGTCGAGGCGCAGGGCCTCGCGGGTCAGCAGCTCGGCCCGGCGGGGCATGATCTTGGGGTCGTAGAGACGGATGTTGCCTGGGTGCTGCTGCTTGGCCGCCTGAAGGTAGTGGGCGAAATACCAGTAGACCGGGCGGGTGAAACCGGCCCGGCGCGCGCCGTCGAGCGTGGCCTTGAGGTGCTCCAGCCGCGGAGTGCCGTCCGCGTTCCACTGGAAACAGTAGGGGCTGGACACGGCCAGGGTGGTCAGGCCGTGCTCCAGATAGTCGCGGAACATGGCCAGGCCGTCCTGCTTGACTTTCTCCTTGTCAGCCGGGCTCAGGTCCTTGCTCTCCAGCTCGAAGAACTCGTAGCTCATGCACATGCTGTAGTCGAGGCCCGGCACCGGCTCCAGGGTCACCGGCAGCACGGTCACGCTCAGGGGGAGCTCCAGGGCCGCGCCCCGCTCGGGGAGAAGGCGCACCGTGCCGCGGTATTGCCCGGCGGACGCGCCGGCGGGCACGTGCAGGGTGAGCCAGAAACTGGTCGTGCGGTCGGCGGGGACCTCCACACTGCTTTTCTCCTCAAGCAGGCGCGGGACCAGACGGTAGCCGGTGCCGCCGGAGCGGTAGGTGAGAAGGGTGGGCACGTGCACGCGGGCCTCGGACGCGGGGATCAGCGCCCCGCCCGGGCCGGCCAGGCCGCTCAGCTCCAGCCTCACCTGCCCCAGGTCGCGCAGCGGCTGCAGCGAAAGCCGCAGCGGCTCGTAGTCGCCGGAGGCCATGCGGAGCGAGAGCGAGTCCACCCGCTCGCTGTCGGCCGGGGCGCTCCAGGGATAGACATAGTGCAGCCAGGGACGGCTGAACAGCACGTAGCCCCGGGCGACATCAGTCTCGTTCACCGTGGGCTGAGTCCCCGGCTCGATGGCCTGACGGCGTGTGAATAGCATCGAGAGCGGACGGTTGAACCGGCTGGTCAGGTTCTCGCCGTCCAGCCCCCAGACCGGTATCTCGTAGTGCGCGGCGGCCCCGCCCGCGGCGGCGGCCTCCAGGGTGAGTTCCACCCCCGGCTCGACCGCGGGGTCGGTGGAGTTCTTGCGCGAGAACAGGCGCAGCCCCATGGCCTGCGGGTTGTCCTCGCGCTCCACGGACAGGCTCAGGGTATTCACTCCGGGCTTGATCTCCAGGCCAGCGGGGGCCGGGTCGAGCTTGAGGCTGATCACCTCAGGGGTTTTGTCTCCCTCGCCGGCCGGGATGGGGAACGCGCCCAGGGGCACGCCGTTGAGCGCCAGGCGCAGGCTGCCCGCCGAGGCGTTGTCCGTGGTGATACGTCCGCGCAGCTCGATCCGCGCCGGGTTGAGCGCGGTTTTCGACTCGAAGCGGTAGGTCAGGCTGCCGTAGCCGCCGCATTCCAGGTGGCCGTAGGGCGTGGTGAAATCCCAGAAATTGACCTCGCGGTTGTAGAAACTTTTCATGTCCGCGCGGTCGAAACCGCCCTCGAACGAGTCGAGGGCCTTCCCGGCGGGCGAGACGATGTCGAGCCGCAGTCTGTAGACCCCCTCCGGCAGGTCGAACGGCAGGCCGAAAACCAGGTTGCCGCCGGCGATGTCGAACAGCCAGGTGGTGTCGCGGGCCACGACCGCGCCGCCCAGGCTCAGCTCGCCCGCGGCCGCGGCGGCTTTGACCTGCCCCAGCGGCAGCGAGCTCTTGAACTGGAAAATGAGCTGCTTGCGCAGCACCACGCTGTCCAGGGTGATCGCCCGGTCGCGCAGGTGGAACGACTGGATGGTTATCTCTGACCGCAGAACCGCAGGTGGGGCGCTGAACAGCAGCAACAGGCACAATGTGGCGAGCCGGACTGACGGCAGGCGCCGGGCCAGGGACGGGACAGGCATGCGTATCTCCCTGCAAAGGTTGCAACTCGTGGGCCGACTTGCGGGGACCAATATAGTGAATGCCCGCTGAGGCCGCAATCCGGGTGCAATGAAAAAGCGGCGTAAAGCACGGACAATAGAAAAGCTTGCCTGAATCGTGCGGAAGTGTAAAATTCCAAGGGCGAAGTTTGGCCGGCAACACTCCCGCTTGAGCCGTCAGCTCCGCGAATGAAACGAAGAAATCCTTCTCCACAGGCTGAATATCCTGTTTCAGAACCATTCAAAGACTGGAGATGAGTCCCATGGCTAACGGATTCGACAGAAGGGATTTCCTGAAGAAAGCCGGAG from bacterium carries:
- a CDS encoding DUF4091 domain-containing protein translates to MPVPSLARRLPSVRLATLCLLLLFSAPPAVLRSEITIQSFHLRDRAITLDSVVLRKQLIFQFKSSLPLGQVKAAAAAGELSLGGAVVARDTTWLFDIAGGNLVFGLPFDLPEGVYRLRLDIVSPAGKALDSFEGGFDRADMKSFYNREVNFWDFTTPYGHLECGGYGSLTYRFESKTALNPARIELRGRITTDNASAGSLRLALNGVPLGAFPIPAGEGDKTPEVISLKLDPAPAGLEIKPGVNTLSLSVEREDNPQAMGLRLFSRKNSTDPAVEPGVELTLEAAAAGGAAAHYEIPVWGLDGENLTSRFNRPLSMLFTRRQAIEPGTQPTVNETDVARGYVLFSRPWLHYVYPWSAPADSERVDSLSLRMASGDYEPLRLSLQPLRDLGQVRLELSGLAGPGGALIPASEARVHVPTLLTYRSGGTGYRLVPRLLEEKSSVEVPADRTTSFWLTLHVPAGASAGQYRGTVRLLPERGAALELPLSVTVLPVTLEPVPGLDYSMCMSYEFFELESKDLSPADKEKVKQDGLAMFRDYLEHGLTTLAVSSPYCFQWNADGTPRLEHLKATLDGARRAGFTRPVYWYFAHYLQAAKQQHPGNIRLYDPKIMPRRAELLTREALRLDRELGAPPLGFMPIDEPRIALRQRITLELFRAVKKAPGAKIMCTTDIGGKLLDIEDDPGGSKLLAPGQFERKSERKVWQYDNESISTDNPCYSRYVYGLYTWRQDLDGMNSWGPATTENSRGNPFEDLDHESPDYVLIYPHSGRPWPSVNCEAVREGIDDVRYIYQIEKLIAAKASSAPEVTAAASKWLNGLRARCDVELAQVARGSSPWTPEAFDNLRRELQGWAVRLQGL